A region from the Streptomyces lydicus genome encodes:
- a CDS encoding cation-translocating P-type ATPase: MTERASAGPEYSGPDRAPARRTARAPVTPGLTAAEVAERVARGEVNDVPVRSSRSAAEIVRANVFTRFNAIIGVLFVIILIVGPIQDGLFGFVIVANTGIGIIQELRAKKTLDSLAVIGEARPTVRRDGATAEIPTSAVVLDDVIELGPGDKVIVDGEVRESDGLEIDESLLTGEADPVLKKPGDPAMSGSFVVAGSGAFTATQVGRQAYAARLAEEASRFTLVHSELRSGISRILKYVTWMMIPTAIGLVLSQLLTLGLPGDAAVRRMVAGIVPMIPEGLVLLTSVAFAIGVIRLGRKKCLVQELPAIEGLARVDVVCLDKTGTLTEGGMDVHGLRPLDGDQAQIEQVLGALGASDPRPNASLQAVIEAYPADDGWRCTRALPFSSARKYSGAALNGPDGESSTWLLGAPDVLLPPGDRHLAETDDLNAQGLRVLLLARTARELDDPEVTRDVRPAALVVLEQRLRPDAPDTLRYFAGQDVAAKVISGDNAVSVGAVAGKLGLPGAGAAVDARELPGDREAMAAAVEKSAVFGRVTPQQKRELVAALQVRGHTVAMTGDGVNDVLALKDADIGVAMGSGSEATRAVAQIVLLDNSFATLPSVVAEGRRVIGNITRVATLFLTKTVYSVLLAILVACCQIPYPYLPRHLTLLSTLTIGIPAFFLALAPNKERARPHFVRRVMRYAVPSGLITGLAAFTTYLLARAYYTGPGALSAETSAATLTLFLAAMWVLAIIARPYTWWRIALVLAMGLAFLAVLATPWLQRFFDLRLVGTTLPWTAVAIAVVAAVLLELTWRRVRRRFPA, encoded by the coding sequence ATGACGGAGCGGGCGAGCGCCGGACCCGAGTACTCCGGACCGGACCGCGCGCCGGCCCGGCGGACCGCCCGGGCACCGGTCACCCCCGGACTGACCGCCGCCGAGGTCGCGGAGCGGGTCGCCCGGGGCGAGGTCAACGACGTCCCCGTACGGTCCTCCCGCTCGGCCGCCGAGATCGTCCGCGCCAATGTCTTCACCCGCTTCAACGCGATCATCGGCGTGCTCTTCGTGATCATCCTGATCGTCGGCCCGATCCAGGACGGCCTGTTCGGCTTCGTCATCGTCGCCAACACCGGCATCGGCATCATCCAGGAACTGCGCGCCAAGAAGACCCTGGACAGCCTGGCGGTCATCGGCGAGGCACGGCCGACCGTCCGGCGCGACGGGGCCACCGCCGAGATCCCCACCTCCGCGGTGGTCCTCGACGACGTCATCGAACTCGGGCCCGGCGACAAGGTCATCGTCGACGGCGAGGTGCGGGAGAGCGACGGCCTGGAGATCGACGAGTCGCTGCTGACCGGCGAGGCCGATCCGGTCCTGAAGAAGCCCGGCGATCCGGCGATGTCCGGTAGCTTCGTCGTCGCGGGCAGCGGCGCCTTCACCGCCACCCAGGTCGGCCGCCAGGCGTACGCGGCCCGGCTCGCCGAGGAGGCCAGCCGCTTCACCCTGGTCCACTCGGAACTGCGCAGCGGCATCAGCCGGATCCTCAAGTACGTGACCTGGATGATGATCCCGACCGCGATCGGCCTGGTCCTCAGCCAGCTGCTCACCCTCGGACTGCCGGGCGACGCGGCCGTCCGCCGGATGGTGGCCGGCATCGTACCGATGATCCCCGAGGGCCTGGTGCTGCTCACCTCCGTCGCCTTCGCGATCGGTGTCATCCGGCTCGGGCGCAAGAAGTGCCTGGTCCAGGAGCTGCCCGCGATCGAGGGGCTGGCCCGGGTCGATGTGGTGTGCCTGGACAAGACCGGCACGCTGACCGAGGGCGGGATGGACGTCCACGGGCTGCGGCCCCTCGACGGCGACCAGGCGCAGATCGAGCAGGTGCTGGGCGCGCTGGGTGCGTCCGATCCACGGCCCAACGCCTCCCTCCAGGCGGTCATCGAGGCGTATCCGGCGGACGACGGCTGGCGCTGCACCAGGGCGCTGCCGTTCTCCTCCGCCCGCAAATACAGCGGCGCCGCCCTCAACGGCCCGGACGGCGAGAGCAGCACCTGGCTGCTCGGTGCCCCGGACGTCCTGCTGCCGCCCGGCGACCGCCACCTCGCCGAGACCGACGACCTCAACGCCCAGGGCCTGCGCGTCCTGCTGCTGGCCCGCACCGCACGGGAGCTGGACGACCCCGAGGTCACCCGGGACGTACGGCCCGCCGCGCTGGTCGTCCTGGAGCAGCGGCTGCGCCCGGACGCCCCCGACACCCTGCGCTACTTCGCGGGGCAGGACGTCGCGGCCAAGGTGATCTCCGGCGACAACGCGGTGTCGGTGGGCGCGGTGGCCGGCAAACTGGGGCTGCCGGGCGCGGGCGCGGCGGTGGACGCGCGCGAACTGCCCGGCGACCGCGAGGCCATGGCGGCCGCGGTGGAGAAGTCCGCGGTCTTCGGCCGGGTCACCCCGCAGCAGAAGCGGGAGCTGGTCGCCGCGCTGCAGGTGCGCGGTCACACCGTCGCGATGACCGGCGACGGCGTCAACGACGTCCTCGCCCTCAAGGACGCCGACATCGGCGTCGCCATGGGCTCCGGCTCCGAGGCCACCCGCGCCGTCGCCCAGATCGTCCTGCTCGACAACAGCTTCGCCACGCTGCCCTCGGTCGTCGCCGAGGGCCGCCGGGTCATCGGCAACATCACCCGCGTCGCCACCCTCTTCCTCACCAAGACCGTCTACTCGGTCCTGCTGGCGATCCTGGTGGCCTGCTGCCAGATCCCGTACCCGTACCTGCCGCGGCACCTGACCCTGCTCTCCACCCTGACCATCGGCATCCCCGCGTTCTTCCTCGCCCTGGCCCCCAACAAGGAGCGCGCCCGGCCGCACTTCGTCCGCCGGGTGATGCGCTACGCCGTGCCCTCGGGTCTGATCACGGGCCTCGCCGCCTTCACCACCTACCTGCTCGCCCGCGCCTACTACACCGGCCCGGGGGCTCTGTCCGCCGAGACCAGCGCCGCCACCCTGACGCTCTTCCTCGCCGCGATGTGGGTACTGGCGATCATCGCCCGCCCCTACACCTGGTGGCGGATCGCCCTGGTCCTGGCGATGGGCCTGGCCTTCCTCGCGGTCCTCGCCACCCCCTGGCTGCAGCGGTTCTTCGACCTGCGCCTGGTCGGCACGACGCTGCCGTGGACGGCGGTCGCCATCGCGGTGGTGGCGGCGGTGCTGCTGGAGCTCACCTGGCGCCGGGTACGACGGCGCTTCCCGGCCTGA
- a CDS encoding SDR family oxidoreductase, producing MQGRTVLVTGATRGIGLAVSHRLAAEGAQVLGIARSAPRTDFPGLLTPCDLADEEQTREVLLSLARDRQVHGVVSNVGIALPEPLSEVSTTNLQTVFDLNVRAAVQVAQAFVGGMREQGRGRIVNVASRAVFGARGRSSYSAAKSALVGLTRTWALELAEHGVTVNAVAPGPVDTELFHRTRPAGSEAEARVLQTIPMRRLGRPEEIAAAICFLLGDDAGFITGQTLCVDGGGSIPGR from the coding sequence ATGCAGGGAAGGACCGTGCTGGTCACCGGAGCCACCCGGGGAATCGGCCTGGCCGTCAGCCACCGACTCGCCGCCGAGGGCGCCCAGGTGCTGGGCATCGCCCGCTCCGCCCCGCGGACGGATTTCCCCGGCCTGCTCACGCCCTGCGATCTGGCCGACGAGGAGCAGACCCGAGAGGTGCTGCTGAGCCTGGCGCGGGACCGCCAGGTGCACGGCGTGGTCAGCAACGTCGGCATCGCACTGCCCGAACCGCTGAGTGAGGTCAGCACCACGAATCTGCAGACGGTCTTCGACCTGAACGTGCGTGCCGCGGTGCAGGTCGCCCAGGCCTTCGTCGGCGGCATGCGGGAGCAGGGCCGGGGGCGGATCGTCAACGTGGCCAGCCGCGCCGTCTTCGGCGCGCGCGGCCGCAGCAGCTACTCCGCCGCGAAGAGCGCCCTGGTGGGCCTGACCCGGACCTGGGCACTGGAACTGGCCGAACACGGGGTCACCGTCAACGCGGTCGCCCCTGGTCCGGTCGACACCGAGCTGTTCCACCGGACCCGCCCGGCCGGAAGCGAGGCGGAGGCCCGGGTACTGCAGACCATCCCGATGCGCAGGCTGGGCCGCCCCGAGGAGATCGCCGCCGCCATCTGCTTCCTCCTCGGCGACGACGCGGGCTTCATCACCGGGCAGACCCTGTGCGTGGACGGCGGCGGCAGCATCCCCGGCCGCTGA
- a CDS encoding FAD-dependent monooxygenase, which translates to MSLPATATTEVLIAGAGPTGLVLACDLARRQIACRVVERESRGFPGSRGSGLQPRTLEVFDDLGVIDAIRAAGGPVQRLQSWDGTTRVAEWDTVERSEPSPHVPYGEMWMLPQWRTVEILRARLEELGGSVEFGCELTGFEQDADGVTARLRGPDGTGSAVRAGYLVAADGGRSTVRKTLGVGFPVTDIVTDPTLIADVLVDGFDRAHWHVWPTAPGGRVALRPLEGADLFQLLAHFGGAGPDFTPDATPEAVRQLLVERTGHEGVRVHEVRWSSVLRIKAGAADRFRVGRVLLAGDAAHIHSPTGGQGLNTSIQDAYNLGWKLGAALRGAPDALLDTYEAERRPVAQQVLALTTQVFERDRVDTDRGFSRRGAETLQLGLGYRASPLTRECREGLADDALRAGDRAPDAPCGPTRLFDLFRGPHATLLAFGGTDAPASERYRLVRVGRPGEQADVIDVDGHAHKAYGDRGLFLVRPDGYLALATQDPADLASYETCRQGVIASGTS; encoded by the coding sequence ATGAGCCTGCCCGCAACCGCCACCACGGAAGTTCTGATCGCCGGAGCCGGGCCCACCGGCCTGGTGCTCGCCTGCGACCTCGCCCGGCGCCAGATCGCCTGCCGCGTCGTGGAGCGGGAGAGCCGCGGCTTTCCCGGCTCACGCGGCTCCGGCCTCCAGCCGCGCACCCTGGAGGTCTTCGACGACCTGGGCGTCATCGACGCGATACGCGCGGCGGGCGGCCCCGTCCAGCGCCTCCAGAGCTGGGACGGCACCACACGTGTCGCCGAGTGGGACACGGTCGAGCGCTCCGAGCCCTCGCCCCACGTCCCGTACGGCGAGATGTGGATGCTCCCGCAGTGGCGCACCGTCGAGATCCTCCGGGCGCGCCTCGAAGAGCTGGGCGGCAGCGTCGAGTTCGGCTGCGAGCTGACCGGCTTCGAGCAGGACGCGGACGGGGTGACAGCGCGGCTGCGCGGGCCGGACGGCACCGGGTCGGCCGTACGGGCCGGCTATCTGGTCGCGGCCGACGGCGGACGCAGCACGGTCCGCAAGACCCTCGGGGTGGGCTTCCCCGTCACCGATATCGTCACCGACCCGACGCTGATCGCGGACGTCCTCGTGGACGGATTCGACCGCGCGCACTGGCATGTGTGGCCCACCGCGCCGGGCGGGCGCGTCGCGCTCCGCCCGCTCGAAGGGGCGGACCTCTTCCAGCTGCTCGCCCACTTCGGCGGCGCGGGCCCGGACTTCACGCCCGACGCCACGCCCGAGGCCGTCCGGCAACTGCTCGTGGAGCGCACCGGCCACGAGGGCGTGCGGGTGCACGAGGTGCGGTGGTCCTCGGTGCTGCGCATCAAGGCCGGGGCCGCCGACCGTTTCCGCGTCGGCCGCGTCCTGCTCGCGGGCGATGCCGCGCACATTCACTCCCCTACGGGCGGCCAGGGCCTCAACACCAGCATCCAGGACGCGTACAACCTCGGCTGGAAGCTCGGCGCCGCGCTGCGCGGTGCCCCCGACGCGCTCCTCGACACCTATGAGGCCGAGCGGCGGCCGGTCGCGCAGCAGGTGCTGGCCCTCACCACCCAGGTCTTCGAGCGGGACCGGGTGGACACCGACCGCGGCTTCTCCCGGCGCGGCGCCGAGACCCTCCAACTGGGCCTCGGCTACCGGGCGAGCCCCCTGACCCGCGAGTGCCGCGAGGGCCTGGCCGACGACGCACTGCGCGCCGGAGACCGCGCCCCTGACGCCCCCTGCGGGCCCACCCGTCTCTTCGACCTCTTCCGCGGCCCGCACGCCACGCTCCTCGCCTTCGGCGGGACCGACGCCCCGGCCTCCGAGCGCTACCGGCTGGTCCGGGTCGGCCGCCCCGGCGAACAGGCCGACGTCATCGACGTGGACGGGCACGCCCACAAGGCGTACGGGGACCGCGGACTCTTTCTCGTACGGCCCGACGGATATCTGGCGCTCGCGACCCAGGACCCGGCGGACCTGGCCTCGTACGAGACCTGCCGGCAAGGCGTCATTGCGAGCGGAACCTCTTGA
- a CDS encoding sacsin N-terminal ATP-binding-like domain-containing protein codes for MLDAWATSPARFREDANAEEDLALGGYRDRLAVELAQNAADAAARAGVPGRLRLTLHAANGDAPAVLVASNTGAPLDATGVESLSTLRASAKREPSVAAGAVGRFGVGFAAVLSVSDEPALVGRTGGVRWSLAEARAMAEEVAAHSPGLGGELRRRDGHVPLLRLPLPAEGGAPEGYDTAVVLPLRDGAAQDLAERLLDAVDAALLLTLPGLSEVVIETPEHVRELRRSQDGPYVLIEDSERGATRWRVASDGGALDPALLADRPVEERLRPSWSVTWAVPVDGEGAPAQPGTAAVVHAPTPTDEQLGLPALLIASFPLEPTRRHVAPGPLADFLVERAAAAYAALLGDWQPVSVGTLDLVPGPLGKGGLDGELRRRVLELLPRVRFLPSAGAPGGRPAEPEAPAAGEWDEDGGVDRFVLRPVDAELVEGAGAATVGVLAELFPSLLPAGLERRPELRALGVARVGLGEMVDRLAGVERSPGWWWRLYDALAGTDPDRLSGLPVPLAGTAAQGPGGGDGVRTTIGPRQVLLPLPGGGDEDAAARHRTLARLGLKVAHPDAVHPLLEKLGATPAQPRAVLTTPQVRAAVANSLDADEDAYDVFADEIEGGPGAPLGAEELAEAVLGLVRDAGLAPGDEPWLGALALPDEDGELAPAGELVYPGSAFERVIREGELAACEGELAERWGEQPLTAVGVMADFALVRATDVVLDPDEMEPREGDFAEPDDVGLLDAVDVWCEDILDALPETPVPPVVTELVAVRDLDLVDDDAWPQVLAMLSRPPLRDALTAPVRVLLPDGTTESVRPYTAWWLRGHPVLDGRRPAGLRSAGGDPLLAGLYESADAGEVDAQVLRALGVRTSVAALLDEPGGAAELLTRLADPELPVGAAQLHAIYGLLADLDPEQVTLPDELRVVRDEEVRVVDAADAVVADAPDLVPLASGLALLPVRPARAAELAELLQVRRLSEAVGAGVRSEGVRHEVPEAVRVLLGAATPEAYVEHEELLVDGPDGPDGPDGPDGPDGPDGPDGPDGAEAPAELDWRRTPDGTVHAATLEGVAAGLAWAAGQWPRRFEVAALLEDPERGEELARARWFD; via the coding sequence GTGCTGGATGCCTGGGCCACCTCGCCGGCCCGGTTCCGGGAGGATGCCAACGCCGAGGAGGACCTGGCGCTCGGCGGCTACCGCGACCGGCTCGCCGTGGAGCTGGCGCAGAACGCGGCTGATGCGGCGGCACGGGCCGGCGTCCCCGGCCGGCTGCGGCTGACCCTGCACGCGGCGAACGGCGACGCCCCCGCCGTACTCGTCGCGTCCAACACCGGCGCCCCGCTGGACGCCACCGGCGTCGAGTCGCTGTCGACGCTGCGGGCGTCCGCGAAGCGGGAACCCAGCGTGGCGGCCGGGGCGGTCGGCCGGTTCGGCGTGGGCTTCGCCGCGGTGCTGTCCGTGAGCGATGAGCCGGCGCTGGTGGGCCGCACCGGCGGCGTCCGCTGGTCGCTGGCCGAGGCGCGGGCGATGGCGGAGGAGGTCGCGGCGCACAGCCCCGGGCTGGGCGGTGAGTTGCGCCGGCGCGACGGCCACGTACCGCTGCTGCGGCTGCCGCTGCCCGCGGAGGGCGGGGCGCCCGAGGGGTATGACACCGCCGTCGTGCTGCCGCTGCGGGACGGCGCGGCGCAGGATCTCGCCGAGCGGCTGCTGGACGCGGTCGACGCGGCGCTGCTGCTGACCCTGCCGGGGCTGTCCGAGGTCGTGATCGAGACCCCTGAGCACGTACGGGAGTTGAGGCGGAGCCAGGACGGTCCGTATGTCCTGATCGAGGACAGCGAGCGCGGTGCCACCCGGTGGCGGGTGGCGAGCGACGGCGGTGCGCTGGACCCGGCGCTGCTGGCGGACCGGCCGGTCGAGGAGCGGCTGCGGCCGTCCTGGTCGGTGACCTGGGCGGTACCGGTGGACGGCGAGGGCGCTCCGGCGCAGCCGGGGACCGCGGCGGTGGTGCACGCGCCGACGCCCACGGACGAGCAGCTGGGGCTGCCCGCGCTGCTGATCGCCTCGTTCCCGCTGGAGCCGACCCGGCGGCATGTCGCGCCGGGCCCGCTGGCGGACTTCCTGGTGGAGCGGGCGGCCGCGGCCTACGCGGCGCTGCTGGGCGACTGGCAGCCGGTGTCCGTCGGCACGCTCGATCTGGTGCCGGGGCCGCTGGGCAAGGGAGGCCTGGACGGTGAGCTGCGCCGGCGGGTGCTGGAGCTGCTGCCGCGGGTGCGGTTCCTGCCGAGCGCGGGTGCGCCCGGTGGCCGGCCCGCCGAGCCGGAGGCGCCGGCGGCGGGGGAGTGGGACGAGGACGGCGGGGTGGACCGCTTCGTCCTGCGCCCGGTGGACGCCGAGCTGGTGGAGGGCGCGGGCGCGGCGACGGTCGGCGTGCTGGCCGAACTCTTCCCGAGCCTGCTGCCGGCCGGCCTCGAACGCCGTCCGGAGCTGCGGGCGCTGGGCGTGGCCCGGGTGGGCCTCGGCGAGATGGTGGACCGGCTGGCCGGCGTCGAACGCTCGCCCGGCTGGTGGTGGCGGCTCTACGACGCGCTGGCCGGCACCGACCCGGACCGGCTCAGCGGGCTGCCGGTCCCGCTGGCGGGCACCGCGGCCCAGGGGCCCGGCGGGGGCGACGGCGTACGGACCACCATCGGGCCGCGTCAGGTGCTGCTGCCGCTGCCCGGCGGCGGTGACGAGGACGCCGCGGCCCGGCACCGCACGCTGGCCCGGCTCGGGCTGAAGGTCGCCCACCCCGACGCGGTGCACCCGCTGCTGGAGAAGCTGGGCGCCACCCCGGCCCAGCCCCGTGCCGTGCTGACCACGCCGCAGGTGCGCGCGGCCGTCGCGAACTCGCTGGACGCGGACGAGGACGCCTATGACGTCTTCGCCGACGAGATCGAGGGTGGGCCGGGCGCCCCGCTGGGCGCCGAGGAGCTGGCGGAGGCGGTCCTCGGCCTGGTCAGGGACGCAGGCCTGGCACCGGGCGACGAGCCCTGGCTCGGGGCGCTCGCCCTGCCCGACGAGGACGGCGAACTGGCGCCCGCGGGTGAGCTGGTGTACCCGGGAAGTGCCTTCGAACGGGTCATCCGGGAGGGTGAACTCGCGGCATGCGAGGGGGAGTTGGCCGAACGCTGGGGTGAGCAGCCGCTGACCGCCGTGGGCGTCATGGCCGACTTCGCGCTCGTCCGGGCCACCGATGTCGTACTCGACCCGGATGAGATGGAGCCCCGGGAAGGCGACTTCGCCGAGCCGGACGACGTCGGGCTGCTGGACGCGGTGGACGTGTGGTGCGAGGACATCCTCGACGCCCTGCCCGAGACCCCCGTGCCGCCGGTGGTGACCGAACTGGTCGCGGTGCGCGACCTCGATCTGGTCGACGACGACGCCTGGCCTCAGGTGCTGGCCATGCTCTCCCGTCCGCCGCTGCGCGACGCCCTGACCGCACCGGTGCGGGTGCTGCTCCCCGACGGCACCACCGAATCCGTCCGCCCGTACACCGCCTGGTGGCTGCGCGGGCACCCGGTGCTCGACGGCCGCCGGCCCGCCGGTCTGCGCTCGGCGGGCGGCGATCCGCTGCTGGCCGGGCTGTACGAGTCCGCGGACGCGGGCGAGGTCGATGCACAGGTGCTGCGCGCGCTCGGCGTGCGCACCTCCGTCGCCGCCCTCCTGGACGAGCCGGGCGGTGCGGCGGAGCTGCTGACCCGCCTCGCGGACCCGGAGCTGCCCGTCGGTGCCGCCCAACTCCACGCGATCTACGGCCTGCTGGCGGATCTGGACCCCGAGCAGGTGACGCTGCCCGACGAGCTGCGGGTCGTGCGCGACGAAGAGGTCCGGGTGGTCGACGCGGCGGATGCGGTGGTCGCCGACGCGCCGGACCTGGTGCCGCTCGCGTCCGGCCTCGCCCTGCTCCCGGTGCGGCCCGCCCGCGCGGCGGAGCTGGCGGAGCTGCTGCAGGTCCGGCGGCTGAGCGAGGCGGTCGGCGCCGGGGTCCGCTCCGAGGGCGTACGCCATGAGGTGCCGGAAGCCGTCCGGGTGCTGCTCGGCGCCGCCACCCCCGAGGCGTACGTGGAACACGAGGAGTTGCTGGTCGACGGCCCCGACGGCCCCGACGGCCCCGACGGCCCCGACGGCCCCGACGGCCCCGACGGCCCCGACGGCCCCGACGGCGCCGAGGCCCCCGCCGAGCTGGACTGGCGCCGGACACCGGACGGCACCGTGCACGCCGCGACCCTGGAAGGCGTGGCCGCGGGCCTGGCCTGGGCGGCGGGCCAGTGGCCGCGCCGCTTCGAGGTCGCCGCCCTCCTGGAAGACCCGGAGCGGGGCGAAGAGCTGGCGCGGGCGCGGTGGTTCGACTGA
- a CDS encoding DUF3027 domain-containing protein yields the protein MRSRTPDRLCAAAVDLAREAAEEAALPGMVGEHIDAVADGDRVVTHLFACNEPGYRGWRWAVTVARASRAKLVTLDEAVLLPGPDALLAPEWVPWSERLRPGDMGPGDLLPTEADDLRLEPGYTGEDAPPPNSPLAEGMAADLADIADSEEADVVPGSPAIQPAPDRGSIAAVAEELGMRRARVLSRYGLHTAADRWEEAFGAKAPMAQAAPATCVSCGFLTLLPGSLGQAFGVCANEFSPADGRVVSLAYGCGAHSEAAVMPKPSRPAAPVVDETVVEPLSLRPERDGGSVEETGPAEELGHS from the coding sequence ATGCGAAGCCGTACCCCTGACCGCCTGTGCGCCGCGGCGGTCGACCTTGCCCGGGAGGCGGCGGAGGAAGCCGCGCTGCCCGGCATGGTCGGCGAGCACATCGATGCGGTGGCCGACGGAGACCGCGTCGTCACCCACCTCTTCGCCTGCAACGAGCCCGGCTACCGCGGCTGGCGCTGGGCCGTGACCGTCGCCCGGGCCTCCCGCGCCAAGCTCGTCACGCTCGATGAGGCGGTCCTGCTGCCCGGCCCCGACGCGCTGCTCGCACCGGAGTGGGTGCCGTGGAGCGAGCGGCTGCGCCCCGGCGACATGGGCCCCGGCGACCTGCTGCCCACCGAGGCCGACGACCTGCGCCTGGAGCCCGGTTACACCGGCGAGGACGCCCCGCCGCCGAACTCCCCCCTCGCCGAGGGCATGGCCGCCGACCTCGCCGACATCGCGGACTCCGAGGAAGCGGACGTCGTCCCCGGCTCGCCCGCGATCCAGCCCGCCCCCGACCGCGGCAGCATCGCCGCGGTCGCCGAGGAACTGGGCATGCGCCGCGCCCGGGTGCTCTCCCGCTACGGCCTGCACACCGCGGCCGACCGCTGGGAAGAGGCCTTCGGCGCCAAGGCCCCCATGGCCCAGGCGGCCCCCGCCACCTGCGTGAGCTGCGGCTTCCTCACCCTGCTGCCCGGCTCCCTCGGCCAGGCCTTCGGCGTCTGCGCCAACGAGTTCTCCCCCGCGGACGGCCGGGTCGTCTCCCTCGCGTACGGGTGCGGGGCGCATTCCGAGGCCGCCGTGATGCCGAAACCGTCGCGGCCGGCCGCGCCGGTTGTTGACGAGACGGTTGTCGAGCCGTTGTCGCTCCGGCCGGAGCGGGACGGTGGGTCGGTCGAGGAGACCGGGCCCGCCGAGGAGCTCGGCCACAGCTAG
- a CDS encoding MFS transporter has protein sequence MRRKRPLLGELGHYDQVAAARASKVSRVSRTSGKSSQVSRASTRGRYGAGRARRAGRGLGHALRRPVTGAARGLRRATHAHGAGESGLGKLIELHAVNSAGDVLITIALASTVFFAVPTDQARGRVALYLAVTMAPFALLAPVVGPLLDRVPHGRRAAMAGAMLARALLALTMSGAVATGGLQLYPAALGVLVASKAYGVVRSAVVPRLLPPRISLVKANSRVTLAGLLATGVAAPMGAGLQLLGPGWPLYGACAVFAAGTVLSFSLPPKVDSAKGEVRARLASREASARSAGGEQRKPGLRTVGPSVLHGLQANAALRALSGFLTFFLAFMLRENPLGGLGAAASLGLVVVAAGAGNALGTAVGAWLKARGPEPIVAAMLGLALCATVLAAVFYPVLAVVVVPAAAAVAGLCQALAKLSLDAMIQRDVPEGVRTSAFARSETALQMSWVVGGAIGISLPLIGTLGMAVAAGLVALGVVLAVRGLLSAARRGGAPAPRVA, from the coding sequence ATGCGGAGAAAGCGCCCTCTCCTGGGCGAGTTGGGGCACTATGACCAGGTGGCTGCCGCAAGGGCGTCGAAGGTGTCGAGGGTGTCCAGGACCTCAGGGAAGTCGTCGCAGGTGTCCCGCGCCTCGACCCGGGGCCGGTACGGGGCCGGCCGGGCCCGCCGGGCGGGCCGGGGTCTGGGGCATGCGCTGCGCAGGCCCGTCACCGGCGCGGCGCGCGGGCTGCGGCGTGCCACGCATGCGCACGGCGCCGGCGAATCGGGTCTGGGCAAGCTGATCGAACTGCACGCGGTGAACTCCGCGGGCGACGTGTTGATCACCATCGCGCTGGCCTCGACGGTGTTCTTCGCGGTGCCGACGGACCAGGCGCGGGGCCGGGTGGCGCTGTATCTGGCCGTGACGATGGCCCCGTTCGCCCTGCTCGCGCCGGTGGTCGGGCCGCTGCTGGACCGGGTGCCGCACGGCCGCAGGGCGGCGATGGCGGGCGCGATGCTGGCGCGGGCGCTGCTGGCGCTGACGATGTCGGGCGCGGTGGCGACCGGCGGGCTGCAGCTGTATCCGGCGGCGCTGGGGGTGCTGGTGGCGTCGAAGGCGTACGGGGTGGTCCGCAGCGCGGTGGTGCCGCGGCTGCTGCCCCCGCGGATCTCGCTGGTCAAGGCCAATTCGCGAGTGACGCTCGCGGGGCTGCTGGCGACCGGGGTGGCGGCGCCGATGGGGGCCGGGCTGCAACTGCTCGGGCCCGGCTGGCCGCTGTACGGGGCATGTGCCGTGTTCGCCGCGGGGACCGTCCTGTCGTTCTCCCTGCCGCCCAAGGTCGACTCGGCGAAGGGTGAGGTCCGGGCCCGGCTGGCGTCCCGGGAGGCGTCGGCGCGATCGGCGGGCGGCGAGCAGCGGAAGCCGGGGCTGCGTACGGTCGGGCCGTCGGTGCTGCACGGTCTGCAGGCCAATGCCGCGCTGCGGGCGCTCTCCGGTTTCCTGACGTTCTTCCTGGCCTTCATGCTGCGCGAGAATCCGCTGGGCGGGCTGGGCGCGGCGGCCTCGCTGGGGCTGGTGGTGGTGGCGGCCGGTGCCGGAAACGCGCTGGGGACGGCGGTCGGCGCCTGGCTCAAGGCCCGCGGTCCCGAGCCGATCGTCGCGGCGATGCTGGGGCTGGCGCTGTGCGCGACGGTGCTCGCCGCGGTGTTCTACCCGGTGCTGGCGGTGGTCGTGGTCCCCGCCGCGGCGGCCGTCGCGGGGCTGTGCCAGGCGCTGGCGAAGCTGTCGCTGGACGCGATGATCCAGCGCGATGTGCCGGAGGGGGTGCGCACCTCCGCGTTCGCCCGGTCCGAGACGGCGCTGCAGATGTCGTGGGTGGTGGGCGGCGCGATCGGGATTTCACTGCCGCTGATCGGCACGCTGGGGATGGCGGTGGCCGCGGGGCTGGTGGCGCTGGGCGTGGTGCTGGCCGTGCGCGGACTGCTGAGCGCGGCCCGGCGGGGCGGTGCGCCGGCCCCCCGGGTGGCCTGA